The genomic window GCCTTCTTCCGTATTAAGTAGGCAAGCTTCATCCTGACAACCCAAGGGGAGGGAACGCGTGCCGAAAGAGGTCGGAGTGACGCGCCGCCAAGGACTCAGGTCCGCCGCGGCCGCCGCCATCGCCGTGCCGCTACTGACTACGGCGGGCTCGTCGCAGCCCGCGTCCGCCGGCGAGTACGCGGGCGCCCTGAACGTCATGACGTTCAACGTGCGCTTCGCGACCGTCGTCGACAAGACACCGCGCTGGTCCGTGCGCCGCCCGGTGATGCGGGAGCTGTTGCGTCGCGAGCGCCCCCATGTCATCGGCACCCAGGAGGGCCTCTACCAGCAGCTGCGCATGATCGAGAAGGATCTCGGCGGGCACTACGACTGGATCGGCACCGGCCGAGGGGGTGGCAGCAAGGACGAGTTCATGGCGATCTTCTACGACACCCGCAGACTCGATCCGATCGAGTTCGATCACTTCTGGTTGTCCGACACCCCGTACACGATCGCCTCCAACACCTGGGACGCGGACTGGCTGCGCATGGTGACATGGGTCAGATTCGCCGATCTCGCCGACGGGGGACGGGAGTTCTACGTTCTCAACACCCATCTGGACAGCGTCAGCCAGTACGCCCGGGAGCGCTCCGCGGGGCTCATCGGCGAGACGATCTCCGGGTGGGACCGATCATTGCCGGTCATCGTCACCGGCGACTTCAACGCGGCCGCCCACGACAACCGGGTGTACGACCTGCTGTTGGAGGGCGGGCTGGTCGACGCGTGGGACGAGGCGGCCTCGCGCAGCCCGGCGTACGCGACGTACCACGGCTACCGGGGGCTCAGGCCCGGCGGCCGACGCATCGACTGGATCCTCACCTCGCCCGGGGTGACCACGCACTGGGCGGCGATGAACACCTTCTCCATGGACGGGATGTACCCGAGCGACCACTTGCCGGTGCAGGCCTCGCTGACCCTGGGATGAGCCGAGGCCCCCGTGACCGTTCGTGCGGTCGCGGGGGCCTCGGACGACTCAGCCGATCAGCCCTTGCGGGTGTTGATCTCCTCGGTGAGCTGGGGGACGACGTCGAAGAGGTCGCCGACGACGCCGTAGTCGACCAGGTCGAAGATCGGGGCTTCGGCGTCCTTGTTGACGGCGACGATGGTCTTGGAGGTCTGCATGCCCGCGCGGTGCTGGATGGCGCCGGAGATGCCGGAGGCGATGTACAGCTGCGGCGAGACGGACTTGCCGGTCTGGCCGACCTGGTTGGTGTGCGGGTACCAGCCGGCGTCGACGGCGGCGCGGGAGGCGCCGACGGCCGCGCCGAGGGAGTCGGCGAGGGCCTCGATGATCGCGAAGTTCTCCGCGCCGTTGACGCCGCGGCCGCCGGAGACGACGATCGCGGCCTCGGTCAGCTCCGGACGCCCGGTCGACTCGCGCGGGGTGCGGGCGGTGACCTTGGTGCCGGTGGCCAGCGCACCGAACGTCACGGACAGTGCCTCGACGGCGCCGGCGGCCGGGGCGGCCTCGACGGCGGCGGAGTTGGGCTTGACCGTGATGACCGGGGTGCCCTTGGAGACACGGGTCTTGGTGGTGAAGGAGGCGGCGAACACCGACTGGGTGGCCACCGGGCCGGCGTCGCCGGCTTCGAGGTCGACGGCGTCGGTGATGATGCCGGAGCCGATGCGCAGCGCGAGGCGGGCGGCGATCTCCTTGCCCTCGGCGGAGGACGGCACCAGCACGGCGGCCGGGGACACGGCCTCGACCGCGGCCTGGAGGGCGTCGACCTTGGGGACGACGAGGTAGTCGGCGTATTCGGACGCGTCGTGGGTGAGGACCTTGACCGCGCCGTGCTCGGCGAGCGCGGCGGCGGTGTCGGCGGCGCCGTTGCCCAGCGCGACGGCGACGGGCTCGCCGATGCGGCGGGCCAGGGTCAGCAGCTCCAGGGTGGGCTTGCGGACGGCACCGTCCACGTGGTCGACGTAGACGAGAACTTCAGCCATGGGATTGCTCTCCTGCGGATTGCGAAGTCTGAGGGGCGGTAAGGGAAATGGGCCTCAGCCGGGCCAGGGGCCGCGGCGGGCCGCAGGGCCTTAGATGAACTTCTGGCCCGCGAGGAACTCAGCGAGCTGCTTGCCGCCCTCGCCCTCGTCCTTGACGATCGTGCCGGCGGTACGCGCAGGGCGCTCGGTCGCGGAGTCGACGACCGAGTAGGCGCCCTCCAGACCGACTTCCTCGGCCTCGATGTCGAGGTCGGACAGGTCCCAGGACGCGACCGGCTTCTTCTTCGCCGCCATGATGCCCTTGAACGACGGGTAACGCGCCTCGCCCGACTGGTCGGTGACGGAGACCACGGCCGGAAGCGAAGCCTCCAGCTGCTCGGAGGCGGCGTCGCCGTCACGGCGGCCCTTGACCACGCCGTCCTCGACGGAGACCTCGGAGAGCAGGGTGACCTGCGGGACGCCCAGGCGCTCGGCGACCAGCGCGGGCACGACGCCCATCGTGCCGTCGGTGGACGCCATGCCGGAGATCACCAGGTCGTAGCCGGCCTTCTCGATCGCCTTCGCCAGCACCAGCGAGGTACCGATCGCATCCGTGCCGTGCAGGTCGTCGTCCTCGACGTGGATCGCCTTGTCCGCGCCCATCGACAGCGCCTTGCGCAGCGCGTCCTTGGCGTCCTCCGGACCCACCGTCAGAACCGTGATCTCCGCGTCGTCCGCCTCGTCGGCGATCTGCAGCGCCTGCTCCACCGCATACTCGTCCAGCTCGGAGAGCAGACCGTCCACATCGTCACGGTCGACGGTCAGGTCATCGGCGAAGTGCCGGTCGCCAGTGGCGTCGGGCACGTACTTCACAGTGACAACGATCCTCAAGCTCACGCCGGCTCTCCTACTGCATCGTCATTTCCGGGCTGCCTTCTTGCAGGCAGCATAGGCGCCTGAAGCGGCCGATCCCGATCGGGGCGACCTGCGCTCCGGCGATATATTACTCGCCAGTACGACGCCTACGTTCCCGCATTTCGTTCCCGCTAAGCAAGCGCTTTGAACTGTGAGTTAGGCAACCCTGCGTAATCGGGTCGGGGATCAGTCTCGCAGACCGTTGAAGGCGCCCTGGTGGTAGAGGAGCGGCCGTCCGGCGCCCGACGGGTCGCCCATGACCACCTCGGCGAGGACGATCCGGTGTTCGCCCGCCGGAACGCGTGCCACCACCCGGCAGACCAGCCAGGCGAGCACGTCGTCGAGGACGGGAACCCCCTCCGGGCCGCTACGCCATCCGGTGGGTGCCCCGAACCGGTCGGCGCCACTACGGGCGAAGGTGGCGGCCAGCTCCCGCTGATGCTCCCCGAGTATGTGCACGCCCACGTGGTCCGCCTCGGAGATGGCCGGCCAACTGGAGGCGCCGGTGCCGATGCCGAACGAGAGCATCGGAGGCTCGGCGGAGACCGAGGTGAGCGAGGTGGCGGTGAAGCCGACCGGGCCGGTGCCGCCCCGCGCGGTGATCACTGCGACGCCGGCGGCGTGGCGCCGGAAGACGGAGCGCAGGAGATCGGGGGAGGCGAGCTGGGGCGAACCGAGGCCGGGGGTGGCCGTCATGGAGTTGTCCTTCTGCTGGAGTCGGCATGGGGGCACCACCCGCTCGAGCGAAATCCAGAGTGGGGGATGGTTCGTGGCTGCTCAGGATCCCGGACAGCGCGAACTGGCCGTGCGGACCAAGTCCACATGGACACGCTCGAAGAGAAGGAGTTCTCGGGGCATACAGTCAGGTTGACGATAGGCGAGGCGCACAGTCAAGTGCGTCCCGGAATCCGGAAGATGCGTCACAAGTCCCCTTGAACCGCCCTTCGACTCCGTCGCGTGTCACCGCGGCTTCACACGGCCTCGCCGAGCGCGGCGATCACATCCGCCTTGCGCGGCTGTCCGGTGGCCCGCCGCACGATCCGGCCGTCCGCGTCGAGCACGAGCACGGTCGGCGTCTTGAGGATGTCGAGGCGGCGTACGAGGTCGAGCTGGTCTTCGGCGTCGATCTCGACGTGGGCGACGCCGGGGACCATTCCGGCCACTTCGGCGAGCACCCTGCGGGTCGCCCGGCAGGGGGCGCAGAAGGCACTGGAGAACTGGACGAGCGTGGCCCGTTCACCGAGCCCCTCCCCCAACTCCGCCGCGCCGAGCCGCTTGTCGCCGTCGCGTACGCGCACCCTGACTCTCCCGCTCCGCCGCTGATGCAGCACTCCGTAGGCGCTCGCCGCCGCGAGCACCAACCCGCACACCACAAGTCCGGTCACAGCGTGCTTCAGCGTTCACGGGACTGCAAAGATTCCCGACTCCCCCCAGGGACCGGCCTGCGGAATGCTTGACGCATGGACATCGATGTGAGGGGACCGCGCTTCGGGGCGGCCGTGACGACCGTCGTACTGGCGGTCGCACTGATCACCGGCAGCGCCTGGCTGCTGGCCTGGCAGACGTTCGCGTTCGCGCTGGGCGCGGCGGGCGGAGTGGGGCGTTCGCCGTACGGCTGGCTCTTCCGCACGCTTCTGCGGCCGCGGCTCGGGCCGCCGACGGAGTTCGAGGCGCCGGAGCCGCCGCGCTTCGCGCAGGCCGTCGGGCTGGCCTTCGCGGCGGTGGGCCTGGTCGGTTTCGCGGTGGGGCCCGAGTGGCTGGGACTGGCGGCGACCGGCGCGGCGCTCGCGGCGGCCTTCCTCAACGCGGTGTTCGGGTACTGCCTGGGGTGTGAGATGTACCTGATCGTCCGTCGGGTGACCGTACGAGCGGAGTAAAGGCGGGTGAAGTCCAGCCGTGGATCACGTGACCGACGTGACGAGAATCTCGCCGTCGGCCTGCGTCAAGACTGGCTACTCGTGCGTTCTTGGGGCACGATCTGCGAGATGCCGTAAACCTACGGCTGCGTAACTTTCCCGCCGGGATCCTCCTTCCCAGGCAGAGAGAAGGGTCCACTCCGCCCATGGCAGAGCTCGTCTACCGTCCCGCAGTCGGTCTCGCCGTCACCCTCTTCAAGGCGTGGGACCTGAAGATCGACTGCAAGGGGTCGGAGAACATCCCGCGCTCGGGCGGCGCCGTGCTGGTGAGCAATCACATCAGCTATCTGGACTTCATCTTCGACGGCCTGGCGGCGCTGCCGCAGAAGCGTCTGGTGCGCTTCATGGCCAAGGAGTCGGTGTTCCGGCACAAGATCTCCGGTCCTCTGATGCGCAACATGCGTCACATCCCGGTGGACCGCAAGCAGGGTGAGGCGGCCTACGCGCACGCGCTGGACTCGCTGCGCTCCGGCGAGATCATCGGTGTCTTCCCCGAGGCCACGATCTCGCAGTCGTTCACCCTGAAGAGCTTCAAGTCGGGCGCCGCCCGGCTGGCCCAGGAGGCGGGCGTCCCGCTGATCCCGATGGCCGTGTGGGGCACGCAGCGGCTGTGGACCAAGGGCCACCCGCGCAACTTCAAGCGCAGTCACATCCCGATCACCATCCGGGTCGGCGAGGCGATAGAGGCCTCCAAGGACAAGTACGCGGGCGCCATCACCCGTCAGTTGCGTGAGCGCGTCCAGGAGTTGCTGGAGGCCGCCCAGCGCGCCTACCCCGTCCGTCCCAAGGGGCCGGACGACACCTGGTGGATGCCCGCCCACCTCGGCGGCACGGCCCCGACCCCGGAACAGGTCCGCGAGGCCGAGGCCCGCTGACCGGCCTCTACAGCGCCACGGGGAGCGTCTTCCACAGGTGGGGCCGGTCGGGGGCGGCCCGAAGAGCCGCGAGCACGGCCGGGTGCGGTTCGGCGTACAGCGTCGGGTAGTCCGACTCGCCCGCCTCGGGATCCGGTACGTAGGCCAGGCGTTCCCCGTCCAGCGAGAACCGGGTGTTCACACCCGGTTTGTCGCCCCGGGGGTCCTGGCGGTGCCAGGCGCCGTGGAAGCGTACGGCGACCAGGCCGTGCACGGCGTGTCCGTCGCCGTCGTCGTGCGCCAACCGCTGGTAGCAGAGCGCGGTCGGGATGTCCTCGGCACGCAACAACGCGGCCAGGGCATGGGCTTTGGCGTAGCAGATCCCGGTGCGGTGTTCCAGGACGTCGGACGCGCGCCAGGTGACGCGCGGATCACCGACGTCCTGTGAGTGCGGAATGGTGTCGCGGACGTACTCGAACGCCGCTCGCGCATAGCCATACGAGTCTGCGACCCCCTTGGCGAGATATGCGGCCGTCTGTCGTACGCGCGGATGGTGATGGTCTATGGCCTCGTCAGCAGCAAGATAGGCGGACAGGTCAGGGGTTTGCTGGATCAGCTCCATGCCCGTAGAGCATAGGAAAACGATCACCCGCGAGTCAATGACTTTTCAGATGACCGTATATTTATGCACCCCTCAGTGCGCCATCTCCTCCTTGAGCGCCGCCACGAAACCGTCCACGTCCTCCTCGGTCGTGTCGAAGGCGCACATCCAGCGGACGTCGCCCGCGGCCTCGTCCCAGAAGTAGAAGCGGTAGCGCTTCTGAAGGCGTTCGCTCACGTCGTGGGGGAGGCGCGCGAAGACGGCGTTGGACTGCACGGGGTGCAGGATCTCCACCCCGTGGACCGCGCGGACGCCCTCGGCGAGCCGCTGGGCCATCTCGTTGGCGTGCCGGGCGTTGCGCAGCCAGAGGTCCTTCGCCAGCAGGGCTTCCAACTGCACCGACACGAAGCGCATCTTGGAGGCGAGCTGCATAGACAGCTTGCGCAGATGCTTCATGTGGCTGACGGCGTCCTGGTTGATGACGACGACCGCCTCGCCGAACATCGCGCCGTTCTTGGTGCCGCCCAGGGAGAGGAGGTCGACGCCGACCGCGTTGGTGAACGTCCGCATGGGGACGTCGAGCGCGGCGGCCGCGTTGGCTATCCGGGAGCCGTCCAGGTGCACCTTCATGCCGTGCGCGTGGGCGTGGTCGCAGATCGCTCGGATCTCGTCGGGCGTGTAGAGGGTGCCGAGTTCGGTGCTCTGGGCGATCGAGACGACCTGCGGCATCGCGCGGTGCTCGTCGTCCCAGCCGTACGCCTGCTTGTCGATCAGCTCGGGGGTGAGCTTGCCGTCGGGCGTGGGCACGGTGAGCAGCTT from Streptomyces sp. DSM 40750 includes these protein-coding regions:
- a CDS encoding endonuclease/exonuclease/phosphatase family protein, with protein sequence MPKEVGVTRRQGLRSAAAAAIAVPLLTTAGSSQPASAGEYAGALNVMTFNVRFATVVDKTPRWSVRRPVMRELLRRERPHVIGTQEGLYQQLRMIEKDLGGHYDWIGTGRGGGSKDEFMAIFYDTRRLDPIEFDHFWLSDTPYTIASNTWDADWLRMVTWVRFADLADGGREFYVLNTHLDSVSQYARERSAGLIGETISGWDRSLPVIVTGDFNAAAHDNRVYDLLLEGGLVDAWDEAASRSPAYATYHGYRGLRPGGRRIDWILTSPGVTTHWAAMNTFSMDGMYPSDHLPVQASLTLG
- a CDS encoding electron transfer flavoprotein subunit alpha/FixB family protein — its product is MAEVLVYVDHVDGAVRKPTLELLTLARRIGEPVAVALGNGAADTAAALAEHGAVKVLTHDASEYADYLVVPKVDALQAAVEAVSPAAVLVPSSAEGKEIAARLALRIGSGIITDAVDLEAGDAGPVATQSVFAASFTTKTRVSKGTPVITVKPNSAAVEAAPAAGAVEALSVTFGALATGTKVTARTPRESTGRPELTEAAIVVSGGRGVNGAENFAIIEALADSLGAAVGASRAAVDAGWYPHTNQVGQTGKSVSPQLYIASGISGAIQHRAGMQTSKTIVAVNKDAEAPIFDLVDYGVVGDLFDVVPQLTEEINTRKG
- a CDS encoding electron transfer flavoprotein subunit beta/FixA family protein; amino-acid sequence: MSLRIVVTVKYVPDATGDRHFADDLTVDRDDVDGLLSELDEYAVEQALQIADEADDAEITVLTVGPEDAKDALRKALSMGADKAIHVEDDDLHGTDAIGTSLVLAKAIEKAGYDLVISGMASTDGTMGVVPALVAERLGVPQVTLLSEVSVEDGVVKGRRDGDAASEQLEASLPAVVSVTDQSGEARYPSFKGIMAAKKKPVASWDLSDLDIEAEEVGLEGAYSVVDSATERPARTAGTIVKDEGEGGKQLAEFLAGQKFI
- a CDS encoding flavin reductase family protein, whose amino-acid sequence is MTATPGLGSPQLASPDLLRSVFRRHAAGVAVITARGGTGPVGFTATSLTSVSAEPPMLSFGIGTGASSWPAISEADHVGVHILGEHQRELAATFARSGADRFGAPTGWRSGPEGVPVLDDVLAWLVCRVVARVPAGEHRIVLAEVVMGDPSGAGRPLLYHQGAFNGLRD
- a CDS encoding TlpA family protein disulfide reductase, which produces MTGLVVCGLVLAAASAYGVLHQRRSGRVRVRVRDGDKRLGAAELGEGLGERATLVQFSSAFCAPCRATRRVLAEVAGMVPGVAHVEIDAEDQLDLVRRLDILKTPTVLVLDADGRIVRRATGQPRKADVIAALGEAV
- a CDS encoding DUF4395 domain-containing protein, which translates into the protein MDIDVRGPRFGAAVTTVVLAVALITGSAWLLAWQTFAFALGAAGGVGRSPYGWLFRTLLRPRLGPPTEFEAPEPPRFAQAVGLAFAAVGLVGFAVGPEWLGLAATGAALAAAFLNAVFGYCLGCEMYLIVRRVTVRAE
- a CDS encoding lysophospholipid acyltransferase family protein, which gives rise to MAELVYRPAVGLAVTLFKAWDLKIDCKGSENIPRSGGAVLVSNHISYLDFIFDGLAALPQKRLVRFMAKESVFRHKISGPLMRNMRHIPVDRKQGEAAYAHALDSLRSGEIIGVFPEATISQSFTLKSFKSGAARLAQEAGVPLIPMAVWGTQRLWTKGHPRNFKRSHIPITIRVGEAIEASKDKYAGAITRQLRERVQELLEAAQRAYPVRPKGPDDTWWMPAHLGGTAPTPEQVREAEAR
- a CDS encoding transglutaminase domain-containing protein, giving the protein MELIQQTPDLSAYLAADEAIDHHHPRVRQTAAYLAKGVADSYGYARAAFEYVRDTIPHSQDVGDPRVTWRASDVLEHRTGICYAKAHALAALLRAEDIPTALCYQRLAHDDGDGHAVHGLVAVRFHGAWHRQDPRGDKPGVNTRFSLDGERLAYVPDPEAGESDYPTLYAEPHPAVLAALRAAPDRPHLWKTLPVAL
- a CDS encoding threonine aldolase family protein translates to MNPPKTDARRHHDPEVRGFASDNYAGVHPEVLAALALANGGHQVAYGEDEYTENLQRIVRSHFGATAEAFPVFNGTGANVVALQAVTDRWGAVICAESAHIHVDECGAPERVGGLKLLTVPTPDGKLTPELIDKQAYGWDDEHRAMPQVVSIAQSTELGTLYTPDEIRAICDHAHAHGMKVHLDGSRIANAAAALDVPMRTFTNAVGVDLLSLGGTKNGAMFGEAVVVINQDAVSHMKHLRKLSMQLASKMRFVSVQLEALLAKDLWLRNARHANEMAQRLAEGVRAVHGVEILHPVQSNAVFARLPHDVSERLQKRYRFYFWDEAAGDVRWMCAFDTTEEDVDGFVAALKEEMAH